One genomic window of Mycteria americana isolate JAX WOST 10 ecotype Jacksonville Zoo and Gardens chromosome 6, USCA_MyAme_1.0, whole genome shotgun sequence includes the following:
- the WDR76 gene encoding WD repeat-containing protein 76 codes for MALSQAGTLERGEPSPRTQQRMQESTPTGTAELRLSPEQGERRAVAARQLRVLLTPLAVAGRRLPQKRLLDAYGGGGAEGRAPAGKRLCLEPSPRKPAPASPPAAPPAGTPAGNGLDGVWDADSDGSDAGDAALDGYSQLSAYERKRLKNITENAKFFAALKLHESAARLHQIATKRQSHVTKRAKPKKAEDETVRRRSMRLQRVEPSGIPMPEMPAQPEAEEYPQVPAGPLPMIPEDQMGDSKLTEDLLATWMRISEMKANDTEKHTCDLKRYQDSLNSMVLSENNIKKVVKYRVCSMAIHPSESIIFVAAGDKSGQIGLWNVNCESEEGAHVFIPHNYPVSCMHFSPFNPAHLLSLSNDTLRCGDVTRAVFDEICRSEESLSSFDFLEDNASTAIVGHWDGGVAVVDRRTPGTSSELSADIGFKRTRTVHVHPVNKQYFIAAGSVDVCIYDVRYLKSNGNKPVSSLKGHTKSVASAYFSPVTGNRVVTVCADDKLRVYDTTSLSSTVAVLSTVRHNNNTGRWLTRFRAIWDPKQEGCFVVGSMARPRQIEVFQDTGKLLHSFYNLDCLGSVCSINVVHPSKNILVGGNSSGRLHVFKE; via the exons ATGGCGCTGTCGCAGGCCGGTACGCTGGAGCGTGGGGAGCCGTCGCCGCGCACCCAGCAGCGGATGCAG GAGTCCACCCCGACGGGCACCGCCGAGCTCCGGCTCAGCCCGGAGCAGGGCGAGCGGCGAGCCGTGGCGGCGCGGCAGCTGCGGGTGCTGCTCACGCCGCTCGCCGTCGCGGGCCGGCGGCTGCCGCAGAAGCGGCTGCTGGACGCCtacggcggcgggggcgcggaggGCAGGGCGCCGGCCGGCAAGAGGCTCTGCCTGGAGCCCAGCCCGCGGAAACccgcccccgcctcgccccccgccgccccgcccgcgggcACCCCGGCGGGCAACGGCTTGGACGGCGTTTGGGATGCGGACAGCGACGGGAGCGATGCGGGAGACGCCGCGCTG gATGGATACTCACAGTTATCAGCTTATGAAAGGAAAAGACTAAAGAACATTACAGAAAATGCTAAATTCTTTGCTGCTTTAAAGCTGCATGAG tcaGCTGCAAGACTTCACCAAATTGCAACTAAAAGACAATCTCATGTCACCAAAAG AGCTAAGCCTAAAAAGGCAGAAGATGAAACAGTACGTCGAAGGTCTATGCGCTTGCAAAGAGTAGAGCCATCAGGAATTCCAATGCCGGAGATGCCTGCCCAGCCAGAAGCAGAGGAATAT CCTCAAGTTCCAGCCGGACCCTTGCCAATGATTCCAGAAGATCAGATGGGGGACAGTAAATTGACAGAGGACTTACTGGCTACATGGATGAGGATAAGTGAG ATGAAAGCTAATGATACTGAAAAGCACACGTGTGACCTGAAAAG ATACCAAGACAGCCTGAACAGCATGGTCCTCAgtgaaaataacattaaaaaggtTGTGAAATACCGAGTGTGTTCTATGGCTATCCATCCTTCTGAAAGCATCATCTTTGTGGCAGCTGGGGACAAGTCCGGGCAGATCGGTCTCTGGAACGTG AACTGTGAGTCTGAAGAAGGAGCACATGTCTTCATTCCACACAATTACCCGGTCAGCTGCatgcatttttctccatttaatcCTGCTCACTTGCTGTCTCTAAGCAATGACACTCTGCGATGTGGTGACGTTACTAGAGCGGTCTTTGATGAG ATATGCAGAAGTGAAGAAAGCTTATCTTCCTTTGACTTTTTGGAAGATAATGCCTCCACTGCGATAGTAGGACACTGGGATGGCGGCGTCGCTGTTGTGGACAGACGGACGCCAGGAACATCTTCAGAGCTTTCTGCAGACATTGGCTTCAAAAGAACAAGGACAGTCCATGTTCACCCAGTGAATAAACAGTATTTCATTGCTGCTGGCTCAGT GGATGTTTGTATTTATGATGTTCGATACCTGAAGTCTAATGGGAACAAGCCTGTGAGCTCTCTTAAAGGACACACGAAAAGTGTTGCGTCTGCCTATTTCTCACCGGTAACTGGGAACAGAGTAGTGACGGTCTGTGCTGATGATAAGCTGAG GGTCTACGACACCACCTCTTTGTCATCGACAGTCGCAGTTCTCAGTACCGTCAG acATAACAATAACACGGGACGCTGGTTAACTAGGTTCAGAGCGATATGGGACCCTAAACAGGAAGGCTGCTTTGTGGTGGGCAGTATGGCACGACCAAGACAAATAGAAGTCTTCCAAGATACTGGAAAATTGTTGCACTCTTTTTATAACCTTGACTGCCTTGGCTCCGTCTGTTCCATTAATGTGGTGCATCCCAGTAAGAACATCTTGGTGGGTGGCAACTCCAGTGGCCGCCTTCATGTGTtcaaagaataa